From the genome of Sphingobacterium kitahiroshimense, one region includes:
- a CDS encoding BamA/TamA family outer membrane protein, translating to MKRSLPHFKAVNITLVSLLLLFATHITPVLAQVTIVSDSSRLESKSTYMQHKIDSNASYQYDISDLFRNILHPKRERNPNKKRSGITLMPGVALNPTIGAQIGIKGVAGIVLGDKSNTTMSTAASTASVTTKGIMVFYVSHNIYTRENKWNIQGGWAIVKMVNPDAGLGMTKTFSGQNDDDILANPDKNMFVYKYTSFSINEKLYKRVSDNLFLGAGFAFDIRRNIKASTENNDNPNYVYSKRYGFDPEKFNSNGLLFNVQYMTRDNPNRAYKGIYSDIGIRMNQEWMGSSKNAIQLTTDFRKYISLSEENPEHVLALWNYGSYRIAGRLPYLDLPGTAKDSYARSGRGYTLGFFKGLSYFYNEAEYRFPILRNKFISGATFFNIQSTNNDMDSKLFQSWRAAGGAGLRILFNKATRTNLCIDYAFGGYHQRGLFLGLNETF from the coding sequence ATGAAAAGATCTTTACCTCATTTTAAAGCTGTTAACATAACTTTAGTTTCCTTATTACTTTTGTTCGCAACTCATATCACCCCAGTTCTTGCTCAGGTCACTATTGTATCGGACTCTTCTAGATTAGAATCAAAATCCACCTATATGCAGCATAAAATTGATTCTAACGCTTCTTATCAATATGATATATCCGATTTATTTCGCAACATTCTTCATCCAAAAAGAGAGCGAAACCCAAATAAAAAACGTTCTGGAATTACCCTGATGCCTGGTGTGGCCTTAAATCCCACTATTGGAGCTCAAATCGGAATAAAGGGAGTTGCAGGCATTGTACTGGGAGATAAATCGAATACCACAATGTCTACAGCAGCATCAACAGCTTCAGTAACAACAAAAGGTATTATGGTTTTTTACGTAAGCCATAACATCTATACCAGAGAGAATAAATGGAATATCCAGGGAGGATGGGCTATTGTAAAAATGGTCAATCCAGATGCCGGCTTAGGAATGACTAAAACTTTTTCTGGACAAAATGATGATGATATTCTTGCTAACCCAGACAAAAACATGTTTGTCTACAAGTATACATCCTTTAGCATCAATGAAAAGCTCTATAAACGGGTTTCAGATAATCTTTTTCTGGGTGCTGGTTTTGCATTTGACATTCGCAGAAATATCAAAGCATCAACCGAAAACAATGACAATCCAAATTACGTCTATAGTAAACGTTATGGTTTTGATCCTGAAAAATTCAATTCAAATGGTCTTCTGTTTAATGTTCAGTATATGACACGTGATAATCCAAATCGTGCGTATAAAGGAATTTATTCGGATATTGGAATTCGTATGAACCAGGAGTGGATGGGCAGTAGTAAGAATGCAATTCAGCTTACCACAGATTTTAGAAAATACATTAGTCTTTCTGAGGAAAACCCTGAACATGTACTTGCATTATGGAATTATGGATCTTACCGTATAGCAGGAAGACTACCTTATCTTGATCTACCAGGAACTGCCAAAGATAGTTATGCACGGTCAGGGCGCGGTTATACGCTTGGGTTTTTCAAAGGCTTATCTTACTTCTATAATGAGGCAGAATACCGGTTCCCGATACTTCGTAATAAATTTATCAGTGGAGCAACCTTTTTTAATATCCAATCGACCAATAACGATATGGACAGCAAATTATTTCAATCTTGGAGAGCTGCTGGAGGAGCAGGATTACGTATTCTGTTTAATAAAGCCACACGCACTAATTTATGTATTGATTATGCTTTTGGTGGGTATCATCAAAGAGGTCTATTCCTTGGATTAAATGAAACCTTTTAA
- a CDS encoding TonB-dependent receptor — protein sequence MSVFKSAFYALILFSPSLYAQEVSKDTITSYQLETAKVSGYFTEQPLLTTPGSVSIVGQKAILSQNGATLLPSLNTVPGLRMEERSPGSYRLALRGSLIRSPFGIRNVKIYVDEFPITDAGGNTYLNLIDPASISQIEVLKGPDGSIFGPNSGGVLMIKPNGFQHSPLSKTSLNLAGGSFGFAQQQLSILQQINQKYQFSLDQSFTRSDGYRENSALNKKTIQTAHLWNYHPQASLKVFALYSDLNYQTPGGLTLEQYQENPRMARPATPATPSAKQQKAAIDNKTFFGGISHKINISNKLSNTTTIFGSSSKIENPFISNYEYRDEQNLGYRSYFSYESQDQLNWQLQIGTEGQKGWYDIANYDNKNGVSTDPQAEDKLENWQNFYFVRGKIILAEKLTVEGALGLNQNQIAYRQVYPQTSQQKERISFGTTWMPKFAASYLLTPKLAIRGSISSGFSAPTIAEVRSSDNIINTALKPESGYNKEIGLRWEWMNRRFITDISYYQYKMNNAIIRQLNANAVEYYQNAGKVNQSGIESSIMGYIIKPSSEKLVQALYINSSVTYNHYRFKDYEIGNNNYDDNKLTAVPDWIIVHALNLDFAHQLGLHVQHNYTSKIPLNDANTAFADSYHLVQAKIQWGFKFSTKFMANVYLGVDNLLNEKYSLGNDINAFGNRYYNAAPTRNFFAGLKLSY from the coding sequence ATGTCTGTTTTTAAATCTGCTTTCTACGCATTAATACTATTTTCACCTTCTCTATATGCACAGGAGGTTAGTAAAGATACCATTACATCCTATCAATTAGAAACAGCAAAAGTGTCTGGCTATTTTACAGAACAGCCCCTATTAACAACACCAGGATCTGTTTCTATAGTCGGGCAGAAAGCAATTCTTAGTCAAAATGGAGCTACTTTATTACCGAGCTTGAATACCGTTCCGGGCTTACGGATGGAAGAACGCTCACCAGGAAGCTACCGTTTGGCCCTTCGTGGTAGTTTAATCCGTTCTCCTTTTGGTATCCGTAATGTGAAAATATATGTCGATGAATTTCCAATAACAGACGCAGGTGGGAATACTTACCTCAATCTTATTGATCCGGCTTCCATTTCGCAAATTGAAGTTCTAAAAGGTCCTGATGGATCTATTTTCGGACCGAACTCGGGAGGTGTACTCATGATTAAACCTAATGGCTTTCAACATAGTCCGTTATCGAAAACCTCACTTAACCTTGCTGGTGGATCTTTTGGATTCGCACAACAACAACTTTCGATACTACAGCAGATCAACCAAAAATATCAATTTTCCCTTGATCAAAGTTTTACAAGATCCGATGGTTATCGAGAAAATTCGGCTTTAAATAAAAAAACTATTCAAACAGCACACCTATGGAACTATCATCCACAAGCAAGTCTTAAAGTCTTTGCCCTTTATAGTGATTTGAATTATCAAACACCAGGAGGACTTACGCTAGAACAATATCAGGAAAACCCACGTATGGCACGTCCCGCTACTCCAGCCACACCATCGGCTAAACAACAAAAAGCGGCGATTGATAATAAAACCTTTTTCGGAGGAATATCCCATAAAATCAACATAAGTAATAAACTATCCAATACGACCACTATTTTTGGCTCATCATCAAAAATAGAAAATCCATTTATCAGTAATTATGAATATCGAGATGAACAAAACTTAGGGTACCGAAGCTATTTTTCTTACGAATCGCAGGATCAATTGAATTGGCAATTGCAAATTGGTACAGAAGGTCAAAAAGGTTGGTATGATATTGCTAATTATGATAATAAAAACGGAGTTTCCACAGATCCTCAAGCAGAAGATAAATTGGAAAATTGGCAGAATTTCTATTTTGTAAGAGGTAAAATTATTCTTGCAGAAAAATTGACCGTGGAGGGTGCTCTTGGGTTGAACCAAAATCAAATTGCTTATAGACAAGTATATCCTCAAACCTCGCAACAAAAAGAACGAATCTCTTTTGGAACAACGTGGATGCCGAAGTTTGCGGCATCCTATCTGCTTACACCAAAACTAGCCATCCGAGGTTCCATTTCCTCTGGATTCTCAGCTCCTACAATTGCTGAAGTCCGATCATCGGACAATATCATCAACACAGCTCTGAAACCTGAATCTGGTTACAACAAAGAGATCGGATTACGATGGGAATGGATGAACCGTCGTTTTATTACCGATATATCCTACTATCAGTACAAAATGAATAATGCAATTATTCGCCAGTTAAATGCAAATGCGGTAGAATATTACCAAAATGCTGGAAAGGTAAACCAAAGTGGAATTGAGAGTTCCATTATGGGGTACATTATAAAGCCTTCTTCAGAAAAGTTGGTGCAGGCGCTGTACATCAATTCGAGCGTGACCTACAATCATTACCGATTTAAAGATTATGAGATAGGGAATAACAATTATGATGATAATAAACTTACTGCAGTACCGGACTGGATTATTGTTCATGCTTTAAACCTAGATTTTGCCCATCAACTTGGTCTCCATGTGCAACATAATTATACGTCAAAAATTCCGCTAAATGATGCAAATACAGCATTTGCAGATTCCTATCATCTGGTTCAGGCAAAGATCCAATGGGGATTCAAATTTTCAACTAAATTCATGGCAAATGTATACCTCGGAGTGGATAACCTACTGAATGAAAAATACAGTTTAGGAAATGACATTAATGCATTTGGGAATAGATATTACAATGCCGCACCAACACGAAATTTTTTCGCTGGACTAAAACTAAGTTATTAA
- a CDS encoding GNAT family N-acetyltransferase, which translates to MKRDYIIRKHSTDEAIPYDLLLLADETKEAIDKYISTCTIFTLVHRITNEIVGVMAVKQINSDTVELKNIAITAQYQAQGLGSDMLSFLKSHAQEENLLHIWVGTADVGFQQHRFYMRNGFEMNHIRHNFFMENYADPIIENGLQMKHMLVFAYRLNTNTD; encoded by the coding sequence ATGAAACGGGACTATATCATCAGAAAACATTCAACTGATGAAGCTATACCTTACGATTTACTGTTATTGGCAGATGAGACGAAAGAAGCTATCGACAAGTATATTTCGACCTGTACCATCTTTACATTAGTACATCGAATAACTAACGAGATTGTTGGAGTCATGGCAGTAAAACAAATAAATTCAGATACGGTTGAACTAAAAAATATTGCGATCACAGCACAGTACCAAGCGCAAGGTCTGGGCAGCGACATGCTGTCTTTCTTAAAATCCCATGCACAGGAAGAAAATTTACTGCATATCTGGGTTGGTACTGCGGATGTAGGCTTTCAACAGCATCGATTCTATATGCGCAATGGTTTTGAAATGAATCACATCCGTCATAACTTCTTTATGGAAAATTATGCTGACCCTATTATAGAGAACGGACTGCAGATGAAGCACATGCTTGTCTTTGCATACCGTTTAAATACGAATACAGATTAA
- a CDS encoding RNA polymerase sigma factor, which produces MDQQYIDKVLAGDRDSFRYFLQKYQDMVFSVAMSIVKNESLAEEVAQDAFVKCYHKLDTFNQQSKFSSWLYRIVVNTAFMQLRKIKIEVLDFQSDYDKEVIDESDLTLLEEEERSQMINEALCLLPANESLALRLFYLEEESIKEVSIITGRTDANTRVILHRGRKRMYAILKELMNKANV; this is translated from the coding sequence ATGGATCAACAGTATATTGATAAAGTTTTAGCGGGAGATCGCGATTCCTTTCGATATTTTTTGCAAAAATATCAGGATATGGTCTTTTCTGTTGCAATGAGTATTGTGAAAAACGAATCGCTTGCAGAAGAAGTCGCGCAGGATGCTTTTGTCAAATGTTACCATAAACTCGACACGTTTAATCAGCAGTCCAAATTTAGCAGTTGGTTATATCGAATTGTCGTCAATACAGCCTTTATGCAATTGCGAAAGATTAAGATTGAAGTCTTAGATTTTCAGTCTGATTATGATAAAGAGGTGATCGATGAAAGTGACCTGACTTTATTGGAGGAAGAAGAACGGAGTCAGATGATCAATGAAGCACTTTGTCTATTACCGGCAAATGAAAGTTTGGCTTTACGGTTATTTTATCTGGAGGAAGAAAGTATCAAAGAGGTTTCGATAATAACGGGCCGGACTGATGCAAATACAAGAGTCATCTTGCACCGGGGCCGTAAACGAATGTACGCCATATTGAAGGAATTAATGAATAAAGCAAATGTGTAG